The DNA window CCTCCTATCCCCCGGAAGCGATCGACTGGCTGCTGCCCGTCGGGGCGCGCCACGTGCTCGACCTCGGCGCCGGCACCGGGAAGCTGACGACCCGGCTGGTGGAACGCGGACTGGACGTGGTTGCCGTCGACCCGATACCGGACATGCTGGAGGTGTTGCGTACCTCGCTGCCGGAGACCCGGGCGCTGCTGGGCACCGCGGAAGAGATTCCGTTGGAGGACAACAGCGTTGACGTGGTGCTGGTGGCGCAGGCCTGGCATTGGGTGGATTCGGAGCGTGCGATTCCGGAGGTGGCCCGGGTGCTGCGGCCCGGCGGTCGGCTGGGTTTGGTGTGGAACACCCGCGACGAACGGCTCGGCTGGGTGCGCGAACTGGGCCGGATCATCGGCAGCGACGGCGACGGCGGCCGCACCCAGGTGACGCTGCCCGAGCCGTTCGCCGATCTGGCGCATCATCGGGTCGAGTGGACGAGTTACCTGACGCCGCAGGCGTTGATCGACCTTGTCGCATCCCGCAGCTACTGCATCACCTCGCCGACCGAGGTCCGCACCCAGACGCTTGACCAGGTGCGCGAATTGCTGGCCACCCATCCGGCGCTGGCGAATTCGACGGGCCTGGCGCTGCCCTATGTCACCATGTGCACCCGGGCGACGCTGGCCGGTTAGCGGCAGTCGCCTTGATACGGTGGCGAATATCCCTGGGGCCCATCCTCACTACGCGTAGTGTCTCGTCGCATGGAGCAACGACTAAGTTTGATTACCCTGGGCGTTGCCGATCTGGATCGCACCCACGATTTCTATGAATGCCTCGGCTGGCGCGGTCAACGGGTGCAGGAAACGGTCTTCTTCCAGGCTGGCGGTCTCGCGGTCAGTCTGTGGGTACGCGAGAAGCTTTCGGCCGATCTCGGCATCACCGACCAAGGTGATGACGGCTTCGGCGGCGTCGCGTTGGCTCACAACATGCGCACGCGCGCCGAAGTAGACCAGATCCTCGCCACGGCAGAGGATGCCGGAGCGACCATTACCCGCACTGCCACCGAGACGTTCTATGGCGGGTATGCGGGCGCATTCCGCGATCTCGATGGTCACGCGTGGGAGGTGGCCCACAACCCAGGGTTCCCGCTAGCCGAAGACGGCGCGATCACCGTGCCCGACTTCTCGGATGTCTAATCACCGTAGTTCAAGCACGCGAGCTACCACTTATCGTCGTCGTCCTCACGTAGCAGCTTTTCGGGGTGGTGGAAGGTGTTGGTGCGGGGTTGACCCCGGTCGAGGTGTGGTGGTGGGATCCATTCGGTGTCGCCTTTGGTGTTCTTGCGGGTCGCCCAGCCGCGGGGTTTGAGTAGGCGGTGGTGGGGGCCGCAGGCGAAGGTGAGTTGGTCGGTGTCGGTGGTGTGGCATTTTGACCAGTCGGTGACGTGGTGGACTTCGCAGTAGTAGCCGGGCACGGTGCATCCGGGTGCCGAGCAGCCGCGGTCCTTGGCGTACAACATGATTCGCTGGCCGGGTGAGGCCAGGCGTTTGGTGTGATACAGCGCCAGCGCCGTGCCTTTGTCGAAGACGGCGAGATAGTGGTGGGCGTGGCGGGCCAGGCGGATGACGTCCCTCATCGGCAAGATGGTGCCGCCGCCGGTCAGGCCGCGTCCGGCGGCGGCTTCGAGCTCTTGCAGGGTGGTGGTGACGACGATGGATGCGGGTAGGCCGTTGTGTTGGCCCAGGTTGCCGGAGGCCAAGATGCCGCGCAGGGCGGCCAGCAGGCCGTCGTGGTTGCGTTGGCTGGCCGAGCGCGGGTCGTGCTCGATGGCTTCTTGGCTGGGTGCCCCGTCCACGCACGGGGTCTCGTCGAGGGGGTTGCACATGCCGGGGGCGGCGAGTTTGGCCAGCACCGCCTCGAGGGTGGCGCGCGCCTCGGGGGTGAGCCAGCCGCGCAGCGCCGACATGCCGTCGGGTTGCTGGTTGCCCAGCGTCAGGCCGCGCTGCCGGGCCCGGTCCTCGTCGGTGAAGGTGCCGTCGGGGTTGAGACAATCGGCCAGGATGTCGGCCAGCTTGCCGAGTTGCTCGGGCCGATACCGGGTTCCTTCCCAGGCGAGCTTGGCCTCGGCCTGCTCGCGGGTGGCCGCATCTATCCAGCCGGGCAGTTGGTGGTAGAACGTGCGGATCACCGCGACTTGGCCGGCCCCTAGTGTGCCGTCGCGTTGGGCGGCCGCGGTGGCGGCCAGCACCGGTGCGACGGGTTCACCGGTCAGGCCGTGCCGCGGGCCCAGATCCCGCGCTTCCTTGATGCGCCGGGAGGCTTCGCCGCGGCTGATCAGCGTCGATTCGGTGAGCGCATGAGCCAGCGTGCCGCCGAGTTCCTCGGACGGGGCCTGGCGGGCAAGGGAATTGATCACCGGGTGTTCGATGGCCGGGATGCGCCGGCGCACCTTCTCGCAGCGCTCCAAGACCGCCAATTGTTGCCGCGAGGTCAACGCATCGAATGTCAACGCGCAGGCACGGTCCAAGTCGGCATCGAGCGCGTCGAACACCGCGTCGACTTCCTGGGCACCAGTTGGACTCACACCGCCAAACTAGCCCGACCCACCGACAAAAATCGGCTTGCCAACCGCCATAGATTCACACTCGCGCAATTGATTTCATCATATCCAGGCGATTCGGAGTTGGCCCTCTCCCGGCGGGTCGTTCTGGACCACGCAGTAGCCGTGCGCGGTTAGAAATCCAGCCCCGAGAACATCATCCGGTTGGGGTCGTACTTCTGCCGTACGGTGGTCAGCCGCGGCAGGTTCGGGCCGTAGTAGCGCGCCGGCGCCGCGTTGGCCTCCAGGTAGTTGACGTAGCCGCCGACCGAGAACTGTTGCACCGCCTGGTGCGCGGTGCCCAGCCAAGTGGTCGCCGCACCCACCTGGCTGGCGGCCGGTTCGACGTACCACTGCACCACGGCGGACTGCGTGCGCCACGGAAACGCGGTGTCACCCGGGGCCACGTCGGCCACCGCGCCACCCAGCGGATCGATCAGCACCGAAGCCTGACCCGCCCCGGAGGCGGGCCACTGCCCGGCCGCGGTCGCAATGGCGTGCGCCGCATCGGAAGTCATCGGTCCGATCACATCGCAGCCGGCCACGAAACCGCGCGCCGGACTGGTCCCGCTGCCGCCGGCCAGATAGGTGACCAGCTCCAGGTGGCTGAGCTTCTTGTTGGTCACGGCGCTGGGCGCCAGCCCTACCGCCGATTTGAGGGCGTCGACCACACCGGAGCCGGTGCCGGCAGGGGATGTCGCCAGCACATGGCAATTCGCCTGCGCCGAACCGACCGACAGGTCGACCATGCCCCACGTGTTCCGGTCGGCGCCCGCCAGCCAGGACTGCCAGCCGGTGAGCACCTGCACCGCCGACGACGGCGGAAAGTCCAGCCGGACCAGATCGCTGTCGGCGGTGGCGAAGGTCGCGAACGTCATCGAGGTCGTCACCCCGAAATTGCCACCGCCGCCACCGCGCAACGCCCAGAACAGATCCGGGTTGTCGTTGGCCGACGCGGTGACCACGTCGCCGCTGGGCAACACCACCGTCGCGGACTGCAGCGCGTCGCAGGTGAGCCCGGCACGCCGAGTGTCGGCCCCCACCCCGCCGCCCAGCGCAAGCCCCGCCATGCCGACGGTGGGGCAGGTGCCGGTGGGAACGGCGCGGCCCGCACCGGCCAAGGCCTGGTGTACCGCATACACATTCGTCGCCGGGGTCACCGTGACGTTGTTGCCGTCGAAGTTCGCCCCGCCGGGAAGCCCGCGCAGGTCGAGCACCATGGTGCCGTTGGCGCCGGACGCTCCGACATACGAATGCCCACCGCCGCGCGGGGCGATCTTGAGGTTGTTGGCTTTTGCGAACGCGACCGCCTTCTGCACGTCGGCCTGCGACGAAACCCGGACTACCGCCGCGGGATTGGAATTGTTGTAGAAGGAGTTGAAAACCTGTTTGGCGCTCGCGAATTGGGCGCCGTTGGCCGGCAGCAACACACTTCCGCCGATCGACGAGGCCAGGCTGCCCCAACCGGCGCCGGGGTCCGCGACCGCCGGTGCGGTCCCGAACACCGCTCCCGTAGCCAACATTCCGACGGCGCCGCGAAGAAACGTTTGACGCGAGATCTCGTGGTTGAGTGGGCGGCTGGTCATGGGGCGGATTCTGGTTCATTCCGCGCCGGGAAATCCGGCGCCGTCGCCCGTGTTCACATCACAGTGTGGCGTCGATCTGCCCACCGGGCTTGCGCAATCGGGTCGCGTAATAACCGACGTCGCGGACACCGTGGCCTCACGAAACGCTTATTGCGCGAACCTTTACCCCACCGTGTCGCAAACGTGACAGTCATGGTTCAGAGTTCGTAGGCGTGAACCGAGTGTCTCAGACGCACTCCAAGGCGGACGGGGAGGCTGGCGTGAAGGCAGTTGCACGAACTCATCAATGGATCTGGATCTTTCGTCATCAACCCTTCACCATTCGCCTGCTGGCCGCGGCCGCCGGCCTGCTGACCGTGGCCTCGGCGTTCGCGGCGCCGGCCGGAGCGGACGGAAACGGCGACGAATTCATCGACGCGCTCAACCACGCCGGAATCGACTTCGGCGAGCCCGGCAACGCGATGGCCGTCGGTGAGTCGGTGTGCCCGATGCTGTCGCAACCCGGCGGCAACTTCGCCGCGGTCGCGTCCACGGTCTCCGGCCGGGGCATGTCACCCACGATGGCCCGCATGTTCACCACGATCGCGATTCAGACGTACTGCCCCGAGGAGATGGCAAACATCGCCAGCGGCAACCTGTCCGGCGCCATGCCGCAGGTTCCGGGAATGGCCGGGCAGATGCCGGGCATGACGGGACAAATCCCGGGCGTGCCGGGCCAAATCCCCGGCGTGCCGGGCCAACTGCCCGCGATGACCGGCCAGGTCCCCGGCATGGCCGGGCAACTCCCCGCGATGGGGGGCCAGGTGCCTGCCCTGCCGAGGGTCTGAGCGCCTAGCGGGTGCCCAGCGGGTCGATGGTCCACGCGATGTAGAACATCGCCGCCCCGACCGTCGCGGTGGTCACGAAGTCGATTCCCTTGCCGCGCACCACCAAAAGGCCAGCCCGGTCCTCGGACAACAGCAAGCGCAGCAGCGCCGCCACGCCGACACCGATACCGATCAACAGCGAACCGCGACGCCAGAAGTTGGCCCCGACCAACGCCAGCGCCGTCGCAAAGATCAAGCCCACCACCAGAATTGGCCATTGGGCCCGCAGCACGATGCGTGCGGTCATTTCCGCTCGGCCAGCTCGACGACGTTGGTCAGCAGGAAGGCTCGGGTCAGCGGTCCGACGCCGCCAGGGTTGGGCGACACGTGACCGGCCACGTCCCATACGTCGGGGTGCACGTCGCCGGCGAGCTTGCCATCCACCCGGCTGACGCCGACGTCGAGCACCGCGGCGCCGGGCCGCACCATGTCGGCGGTGAGCATGTGCGGCACCCCGACGGCCGCGACGATGATGTCGGCCTGCCTGGTCAGCGCCGGCAGGTCGCGAGTCCCGGTGTGGCACAACGTCACCGTGGCGTTCTCGGAGCGGCGGGTCAGCAGCAGCCCCAGCGGGCGGCCGACCGTGACGCCGCGGCCGATGACGACCACGTGCGCCCCGGCGATCTCGATGTCGTAGCGGCGCAACAGGTGCACGATGCCGCGCGGCGTGCAGGGCAGCGGGGCCGGGTTATTGAGCACCAGCCGGCCCAGGTTGGTCGGGTGCAGGCCATCGGCGTCCTTGTTCGGGTCGACCCGCTCCAGCGCCGCGTTCTCGTCCAGCTGCTTGGGCAGCGGCAACTGCACGATGTAACCGGTGCAGTCCGGGTTGGCGTTGAGTTCGTCGATGGTCTCGTTGAGCGCGGCGGTGCTGATGTCGGCGGGCAGGTCGCGACGGATCGAGGTGATGCCGACCCTGGCGCAGTCGGCGTGCTTGCCCCGCACGTACGCCTGGGAGCCGGGGTCATCGCCGACCAGGATGGTACCCAAGCCGGGAGTGCGGCCCGACGCGGTCAACGCGGTAACCCGCTGTTTGAGGTCGACGAAGATCTCGTCGCGGGTGGCCTTGCCGTCCAGCGTGATTGCTCCCACGCTGACAGTCTGGCAGACATCGATAATGGCGACCCGCCACGCCCGGCTTCGCCGCGCTTGCGATCGCCACGGTGCCCAATAATGGCGACCCGCCACGCCCGGCTTCGCCGCGCTTGCGATCGCCATTAGGCTCCCGATATGTCAACCCCTCCGGACGTGTTCAGCCCCGCGAAGCTCGGTCCGATAACGCTGCGCAACCGCACCATCAAGTCCGCCACCTTCGAGGCGCGCACCCCCGAGGCGCTGGTGACCGACGACCTCATCGAATACCACCGGCTGCCGGCCGCCGGTGGGGTCGGCATGACGACCGTCGCCTACTGCGCCGTCTCCCCCGGCGGCCGCACCGAGGGCAACGGAATCTGGATGCGACCGGAGGCCGTGCCCGGGTTCCGCCGGCTCACCGACGCGATCCATGCCGAGGGCGCGGCGGTCAGCGCGCAGATCGGCCACGCCGGCCCGGTGGCAAACGCCAAGTCCAACAAGGCGAAGGCCCTGGCGCCGGTCCGGTTCTTCAATCCGATCGGCATGCGGTTCGCCAAGAAGGCGACACGCGAGGACATCGACGAGGTGATCGCCGGGCACGCCAACGCCGCGCGGCTGGCCATCGAAGCCGGCTTCGACGCCGTCGAAATCCATCTGGGGCACAACTATTTGGCGAGCTCGTTTCTGTCCCCACTGATCAACCGCCGCGACGACGAGTTCGGTGGATCGCTGCAGAACCGGGCCAAGGTCGCCCGCGGCGTGGTGATGGCCGTTCGCCGCGCGGTGGAAAAGGAAGGCACGCCCATCGCGGTGACCGCCAAGCTGAACATGGCCGACGGCGTCCGCGGCGGCATCAACACCGAGGAGTCGCTGACCACCGCCAAGTGGCTGGAGGAAGACGGCGGGCTGGACGCGATCGAACTCACCGCGGGCAGCTCGCTGGTCAACCCGATGTACCTGTTCCGCGGCGACGCCCCGCTCAAGGAGTTCGCCGGGGCGTTCAAGCCGCCGCTGAGCTGGGGCATGCGCATGACGGGCAAGAAGTTCCTGCGCGAGTACCCCTACCGCGAGGCCTATCTATTGCGCGACGCCAAGCTGTTCCGCAACGAGCTGAAGATGCCGTTGATTCTGCTCGGCGGCATCACCAACCGGGAGACGATGGACCTGGCGATGGCGGAGGGATTCGACTTCGTCGCGATGGCCCGGGCGCTGCTGGCCGAGCCGGACCTGATCAACCGAATCGCCGCTGATGGCGCCCGGCACCAGGTGCATTCGGCGTGCACGCACTGCAATCGGTGCATGCCCACGATCTACACCCGAACACACTGCGTGGTCACGGGCGCGCCCGACGCTCAGAGCTAAACCACAGGGCTGCAAGCTACAGTTGTGGCGATGTCAGCACCAGCCCCGCCAGCGCTAACCGTCCATCACGAAGGATCGGAACGTACCTTCGCAGCGGGCCACGACGTCGTCGTCGGGCGCGATCTGCGAGCGGACATGCGCATCACCCACCCGCTGATCTCGCGCGCCCACCTGCTGCTGCGTTTCGATCAGGGCAAGTGGCTGGCGATCGACAACGGTTCGCTCAACGGAACCTTCGTCAACGGCCGGCGCGTGCCGGTGGTCGAGATCCACGACGGGCAGGCCCTCAACATCGGAAACCCGGACGGACCGCTGCTGACGTTCGACGTCGGTCGCCACCAGGGTCTGGCCGGGCGTCCGCCCCGAACCGAATCGATGGGCATCCCGGTGGCGGCTCCGCCGCAGGCCGCGGCGTGGTCGGCGCAGCCCGCCCCGCTCGCTCCGCCCCCTCCCCCGCCCGGCCGCACGCCGAACTGGGCGGCCCCACCCCGGCGACCGCAGCCCGCGCCCGTGCCGCGGCAAGGCCCGCCGGGACAAACCATGTACGGGGGCGGTGCTGGGCGCCCACCCGCCTTCCCGCCCGGCGCGCCACCCCCGCCGCACCGCGCCCCGCCCCCCGCGCAGATGCCGGCCGTGGGCTCGGAGAGCCCGCACACCCGGATGGCCCCCACCTCCGCCAAGCCTCCCGAGGTGGCGAACCTGGCGACCAAGATGTTCCAGGCGTTGTTGCCGTCGCGCTCCGGTTCGATTCAGAAGCCGGCCGGGTCGCAAACCATCGGCCGGGCGACCGACAACGACATCGTGATCCAGGACGTCCTGGCCTCGCGCCATCACGCCTTCCTGCTCCAGACGCCGCTGGGCACCGAGATCCGCGACGCGCACAGCGTGAACGGAACCTTCGTCAACGGCGTCCGGGTCGGCTCGGCGGTGCTGACCGACGGCGACGTGGTCACCATCGGCAACGTCGACCTGGTGTTCACCGGCGACAGCCTGATGCGGCGGACCGAGGCGGCGTCGCGGACCGGCGGGCTGGAGGTCAACTCCGTCTGCTACAGCGTCGACCACGGCAAACAGCTGCTCGACCACATCTCGCTGACCGCTCGGCCCGGGACGCTGACCGCGATCATCGGTGGCTCGGGTGCCGGCAAGACCACGCTGTCGCGCCTGATCGTCGGCTACACCAGCCCGACTTCGGGCAATGTGACCTTCGAGGGCCACAACATCCACACCGAGTACGCGTCCATGCGAAGCAGGATCGGGATGGTCCCGCAGGACGACGTGGTGCACCGCCAGTTGACGGTCAACCAGGCACTGAACTACGCCGCCGAGCTGCGCTTGCCGCCCGACACCAGCAAAGAGGAGCGGGCCCGCATCGTCGCGCAGGTGCTCGAGGAACTCGACATGACCCAGCACGCCGACACCCGGGTGGACAAGCTCTCGGGCGGCCAGCGCAAGCGCGCCTCAGTCGCCCTGGAGCTGCTCACCCAGCCGTCGCTGCTGCTGCTGGACGAGCCGACGTCGGGTCTGGACCCGGCGCTGGACCGCCAGGTAATGCTGATGCTGCGCCAGCTGGCCGACGCGGGCCGCGTGGTGCTGGTGGTGACCCACTCGGTGTCCTACCTGGACGTGTGCGATCAGATCCTGCTGGTCGCACCCGGCGGCAAGACCGCGTTCTGCGGGCCGCCCGACCAGGTCGAGTCCGCCATGGGTACCCGCAACTGGGCCGACATCTTCGCCAAGGTGGGCGCCGACCCGGACGAGGCCAACCGCCGCTTCAAGGAGCGCAATCAGCGGTCGGCGCAGCCACCGACCCCGGAGAGCCCGGCGGATCTGGGCGAACCACCCCAGACCGACTTGTTCCGGCAGCTGTCCACGATCGCGCGCCGCCAGGTTCGCCTCGTGGTATCCGACCGCGGTTACACGATCTTCCTGGCGATCCTGCCGTTCCTCATCGGTGCGCTGTCGCTGACGGTGAAGGGCCCCCACCCCGGCCTCGGCCCGGCCGACCCGCTGGGTCCCGCCCCCACGCAGCCGCAGTACATCATGGTGCTGCTCAACATCGGTGCCGTCTTCATGGGCACCGCGCTGACCATTCGCGACCTGATCGGCGAGCGCGCCATCTTCCGGCGAGAACAGGCGGTCGGCCTGTCCACCACCGCCTATCTGCTGGCCAAGATCGCGGTGTTCTGCGTCTTCGCGACGGGCCAGGCGGCGATCGCCACCGTCATCGTGCGGCTGGGTAAGGGCGCGCCGACGGCGCATCCCCAGTTCTTCGGCAACTCGACCTTCTCGCTGTTCGTCACCGTCGCGGGCACCTGTGTGGCGTCGGCCATGCTCGGGCTGCTGCTGTCGGCCCTGGCGCAGTCCAACGAACAGATCATGCCGCTGCTGGTGGTGTCGATCATGTCGCAGCTGGTGTTCTCCAGCGGCATGATCCCGGTGTATCAGCGCATCGGTCTCGAACAGATGGCGTGGCTGACGCCCGCCCGGTGGGGCTACGCCGCGGGCGCGTCCTCGATCGACTTCCCGTCGCTGGTCAAGGTCAAGCAGATCCCGACCAACGACCCGATCTGGCAGCACTCGAAACACATCTTCGTCTTCGACATGTTGATGCTGGCGGCGTTGTCGATCGGCTACACCGGGTTCGTGCGCTGGCATATCCGGCTGAAACGCTGAGGCCGCTCACAGGCAACGATCTCTAACCTGGGTGTGATGACTCGATCTGCGCAGCCCGTGCTGACGGCTCGCTCCGACCGATCCGAAGGCAGCTTCGCCGCCGGCCGCGACGTGGTCGTCGGCAGCGACCTGCGCGCCGACCTGCGCGTGGCGCACCCGTTGATCGCCCGCGCGCACGTGCTGCTGCGCTTCGATCAGGGTCGCTGGCTCGCGGTCGACAACAACTCGCTGAACGGGGTTTACCTGGACGGCCAGCGGGTGCCGGTCGTCGACATCCACGATGGCCAGAGCATCAACATCGGCAAGCCCGACGGCCCGCGGATCACCTTCGAAGTGGGCCAGCATCAGGGCAGCGTCGGCCTGCTCCCGCCGACCACGAAGTCGATCCCCATCATCACGGCGCCGCCCGGCGCGTCGGCGCCGGCGCAACCCACCGGCCCGGGTCCCGCGGCCGCCCCGCACCGGCCCGCGCCGGCGCCATCGCGGCCCTTCCGCCGCCGGGATGCCCAGAGCAGCGCCGCCGTTCCGGTCGTCCCGCCGGACACCGCGACCCGTGCCGTGCCGCAACCGGCGGGCGGCAGGAGCGCCGACAGCGCGGACTTCCCGACCACGTGGGTCGACGTCCCGGGACAGGGACCCGACCGCGGGCCGGCGCCCGGGCGCACCGCCTGGATCGGGCGGGCGCTCAACAACGACATCGTCGTGCACGACGTGCTGGCCTCACGCCATCACGCCTTCCTGAACCCGACCCCGACGGGCGCCGAGATCCGCGACGCGAACAGCAGCAACGGCACGTTCGTCAACGGTGTCAGGGTCGGGTCCGCGGCGCTGTCCGACGGCGACGTGGTGACGATCGGCAACGTCGACCTGGTGTTCCACGACGGCACGCTGGTTCGCCGCCAGGAGGCGGCGACCCGGGCCGGCGGCCTGGAGGTGCGCGAGGTCAACTTCGCCATCGACGGCAAGAACCTGCTGGAACGGATCTCGCTGGTCGCCCGGCCGGGCACCCTGACCGCGCTGATCGGCGGGTCCGGCGCCGGCAAGACCACGCTGTCGCGGCTGATCGCCGGGTACGCCACCCCGTCGACGGGCTCGGTGACGTTCGAGGGGCACGACATCCACTCCGAGTACGCGTCGCTACGCACCAGGATCGGGATGGTCCCGCAGGACGACGTCGTGCACCGCCAGCTCACGGTGAGCCAGGCGCTCGGCTACGCCGCCGAGTTGCGCCTGCCGCCCGACACCAGCAAGGCCGACCGCGAGCAGGTCGTCGCCCAGGTCCTCGACGAGCTGGGGCTGACCGAGCACGCGAACACCCGGGTCGACAACCTCTCCGGGGGTCAGCGCAAGCGCGCGTCGGTGGCCCTGGAATTGCTCACCGGGCCGTCGCTGCTGATCCTCGACGAACCGACGTCGGGCCTGGATCCGGCGCTGGACCTTCAGGTCATGACCATGCTGCGTCAGCTCGCCGACGCCGGCCGCGTCGTGCTGGTGGTCACCCACTCGCTGACCTACCTCGACGTGTGCGACCAGGTGCTGCTGATGGCGCCGGGCGGCAAGACGGCCTTCCTCGGCCCGCCCGGCCAGATCGGCCCGGCGATGGGGACCACCAACTGGGCGCACATCTTCGCCAAGGTCGGCGCGGACCCCGACGAGGCCAATCGCCGGTTTTTGGCCCAGAACAAGCCCCCGCCGCCGGCTTTGACCGAGGCGCCCGCCGAGCTGGGCGTCCCGGCGCAAACCAGTAAGCGCCACCAGTTCTCCACGATCGCCCGCCGCCAGGTCCGGCTGGTGGTCGCCGACCACGCCTACTTTCTGTTCCTGGCGATCCTGCCGTTCGTGATGGGCGTGCTGTCGCTGACGGTCCCCGGCAGCGTCGGTTTCGGCTACGCCGATCCGGCCGGCGAGTCGGCCGGTGAGGCCGGGATGATCCTGACGCTGCTCACCATGGCCGCCGCGTTCATGGGTACCGCGCTGACCATCCGCGACCTCATCGGCGAGCGCGCCATCTTCCGGCGAGAACAGGCGGTCGGCCTGTCCAGCACGGCCTACCTGCTGGCCAAGGTCGCGGTGTTCTGCACGTTCGCCGTCGTGCAGGCGGCCATCGCGACGGCCATCGTGGTGGTGGGCAAGGGGCCGCCGACGCGGCCCGCGGTGCTGCTCGGCAACGCCACGCTCGAGCTGTTCGTCGGGGTCGCGGCGACGTGCGTGGCGGCGGCGATGCTGGGTCTGCTGCTCTCGGCGCTGGCCCGCTCCAACGAGCAGATCATGCCGCTGCTGGTGGTGTCGCTGATGATGCAGATGGTGCTCTGCGGCGGCATGGTGCCGGTCACGAACCGGATCTTC is part of the Mycobacterium mantenii genome and encodes:
- a CDS encoding DUF3017 domain-containing protein, producing the protein MTARIVLRAQWPILVVGLIFATALALVGANFWRRGSLLIGIGVGVAALLRLLLSEDRAGLLVVRGKGIDFVTTATVGAAMFYIAWTIDPLGTR
- a CDS encoding NADH:flavin oxidoreductase gives rise to the protein MSTPPDVFSPAKLGPITLRNRTIKSATFEARTPEALVTDDLIEYHRLPAAGGVGMTTVAYCAVSPGGRTEGNGIWMRPEAVPGFRRLTDAIHAEGAAVSAQIGHAGPVANAKSNKAKALAPVRFFNPIGMRFAKKATREDIDEVIAGHANAARLAIEAGFDAVEIHLGHNYLASSFLSPLINRRDDEFGGSLQNRAKVARGVVMAVRRAVEKEGTPIAVTAKLNMADGVRGGINTEESLTTAKWLEEDGGLDAIELTAGSSLVNPMYLFRGDAPLKEFAGAFKPPLSWGMRMTGKKFLREYPYREAYLLRDAKLFRNELKMPLILLGGITNRETMDLAMAEGFDFVAMARALLAEPDLINRIAADGARHQVHSACTHCNRCMPTIYTRTHCVVTGAPDAQS
- a CDS encoding bifunctional methylenetetrahydrofolate dehydrogenase/methenyltetrahydrofolate cyclohydrolase is translated as MGAITLDGKATRDEIFVDLKQRVTALTASGRTPGLGTILVGDDPGSQAYVRGKHADCARVGITSIRRDLPADISTAALNETIDELNANPDCTGYIVQLPLPKQLDENAALERVDPNKDADGLHPTNLGRLVLNNPAPLPCTPRGIVHLLRRYDIEIAGAHVVVIGRGVTVGRPLGLLLTRRSENATVTLCHTGTRDLPALTRQADIIVAAVGVPHMLTADMVRPGAAVLDVGVSRVDGKLAGDVHPDVWDVAGHVSPNPGGVGPLTRAFLLTNVVELAERK
- a CDS encoding FAD-dependent oxidoreductase translates to MTSRPLNHEISRQTFLRGAVGMLATGAVFGTAPAVADPGAGWGSLASSIGGSVLLPANGAQFASAKQVFNSFYNNSNPAAVVRVSSQADVQKAVAFAKANNLKIAPRGGGHSYVGASGANGTMVLDLRGLPGGANFDGNNVTVTPATNVYAVHQALAGAGRAVPTGTCPTVGMAGLALGGGVGADTRRAGLTCDALQSATVVLPSGDVVTASANDNPDLFWALRGGGGGNFGVTTSMTFATFATADSDLVRLDFPPSSAVQVLTGWQSWLAGADRNTWGMVDLSVGSAQANCHVLATSPAGTGSGVVDALKSAVGLAPSAVTNKKLSHLELVTYLAGGSGTSPARGFVAGCDVIGPMTSDAAHAIATAAGQWPASGAGQASVLIDPLGGAVADVAPGDTAFPWRTQSAVVQWYVEPAASQVGAATTWLGTAHQAVQQFSVGGYVNYLEANAAPARYYGPNLPRLTTVRQKYDPNRMMFSGLDF
- a CDS encoding DUF732 domain-containing protein; the protein is MKAVARTHQWIWIFRHQPFTIRLLAAAAGLLTVASAFAAPAGADGNGDEFIDALNHAGIDFGEPGNAMAVGESVCPMLSQPGGNFAAVASTVSGRGMSPTMARMFTTIAIQTYCPEEMANIASGNLSGAMPQVPGMAGQMPGMTGQIPGVPGQIPGVPGQLPAMTGQVPGMAGQLPAMGGQVPALPRV
- a CDS encoding HNH endonuclease signature motif containing protein: MSPTGAQEVDAVFDALDADLDRACALTFDALTSRQQLAVLERCEKVRRRIPAIEHPVINSLARQAPSEELGGTLAHALTESTLISRGEASRRIKEARDLGPRHGLTGEPVAPVLAATAAAQRDGTLGAGQVAVIRTFYHQLPGWIDAATREQAEAKLAWEGTRYRPEQLGKLADILADCLNPDGTFTDEDRARQRGLTLGNQQPDGMSALRGWLTPEARATLEAVLAKLAAPGMCNPLDETPCVDGAPSQEAIEHDPRSASQRNHDGLLAALRGILASGNLGQHNGLPASIVVTTTLQELEAAAGRGLTGGGTILPMRDVIRLARHAHHYLAVFDKGTALALYHTKRLASPGQRIMLYAKDRGCSAPGCTVPGYYCEVHHVTDWSKCHTTDTDQLTFACGPHHRLLKPRGWATRKNTKGDTEWIPPPHLDRGQPRTNTFHHPEKLLREDDDDKW
- a CDS encoding VOC family protein, producing MEQRLSLITLGVADLDRTHDFYECLGWRGQRVQETVFFQAGGLAVSLWVREKLSADLGITDQGDDGFGGVALAHNMRTRAEVDQILATAEDAGATITRTATETFYGGYAGAFRDLDGHAWEVAHNPGFPLAEDGAITVPDFSDV
- a CDS encoding class I SAM-dependent methyltransferase, producing MTRSRHDRSLSFGSAAAAYERGRPSYPPEAIDWLLPVGARHVLDLGAGTGKLTTRLVERGLDVVAVDPIPDMLEVLRTSLPETRALLGTAEEIPLEDNSVDVVLVAQAWHWVDSERAIPEVARVLRPGGRLGLVWNTRDERLGWVRELGRIIGSDGDGGRTQVTLPEPFADLAHHRVEWTSYLTPQALIDLVASRSYCITSPTEVRTQTLDQVRELLATHPALANSTGLALPYVTMCTRATLAG